The proteins below come from a single Chelmon rostratus isolate fCheRos1 chromosome 12, fCheRos1.pri, whole genome shotgun sequence genomic window:
- the LOC121615361 gene encoding acyl-CoA-binding domain-containing protein 5A-like isoform X2, giving the protein MSSLLGLGMAQEEDEHSLEAKFAAAVKVIRSLPEEGPFQPSDDMMLMFYSYYKQATLGPCNIPRPTGFWDTRGKAKWDAWSSLGNMTKEEAMKNYIEDIQLILETIPISDEVADLVQQLGNFYTEVDREGEEAEENEVDRRPFTRPFAQHTGKLVKPFQKPTMEGYGDLWDDIQNLQENDKDSCDHGKSDSSTEGSKENSEIEKKEESSDWKSEEEENGYEEDNTEDEDQENGKGWSPDSRLLTVEDKRWRSDTRGSSSSIEASMSFTNGTHSSLNSELEEEELACSIEPSVQCNSYMHFNGHLNDRSDAVPEKNHRSTDSDNEEFCDSMEHLAMEEGQSTSKILSPESGAASVRQKDLWFESNTSLNGGEDQALIRDSFQKEGISTSQHNSSLSRRSRGSQSPRATCSSQRCASVDAACCSVSQSRHPVNAARGNVNEQIATALLRLQHDMATVLHRLHALEALTLSQSRSSSPRQEDTLPVAQKFLRPSWWPFDLCPLTVALTALWPLIAHWLVQVYLERKRRKIP; this is encoded by the exons ATGTCATCCTTGTTGGGGCTCGGCATGGCGCAGGAGGAGGACGAACACAGCCTGGAGGCGaaatttgctgctgcagttaaaGTGATCCGGAGTTTGCCTGAAGAAG GTCCTTTCCAGCCATCTGATGACATGATGCTGATGTTCTACAGTTACTACAAGCAGGCCACCCTGGGGCCCTGCAACATCCCCAGACCAACTGGCTTCTGGGACACTCGTGGCAAAGCTAAGTG GGATGCATGGAGCTCTTTGGGAAATATGACAAAGGAGGAAGCCATGAAGAATTACATTGAGGACATCCAGCTG aTTTTGGAGACCATACCAATCTCAGATGAAGTGGCTGACCTGGTGCAGCAGCTAGGCAACTTCTACACAGAGgtagacagagaaggagaagaagctgaagaaaatGAGGTGGACAGGAGACCCTTCACCAGGCCCTTTGCACAACATACAGGTA aGCTGGTCAAACCATTTCAGAAACCAACAATGGAAG GCTATGGGGATCTGTGGGATGATATACAGAACCTGCAGGAGAATGACAAAGACAGCTGTGATCATGGCAAAAGTGACAGTAGCACAGAGGGAAGCAAAGAAAATAGTGAAAttgagaaaaaagaggaaagtagTGATTGGaaaagtgaggaagaggagaatgGGTatgaagaagacaatacagagGATGAAGACCAGGAGAACGGAAAAG GTTGGAGTCCTGACTCGAGGCTGCTGACAGTGGAGGACAAGAGGTGGAGGTCTGACACCAGGgggtccagcagcagcatcgaGGCCAGCATGTCCTTCACCAACGGGACACACAGCTCCCTCAACAgcgagctggaggaggaggaactggCCTGTTCCATAGAGCCGAGTGTGCAGTGTAACTCCTATATGCACTTTAACGGACACCTAAATG ATCGTAGTGATGCTGTTCCTGAAAAGAACCATCGATCCACAGACTCAGATAATGAGGAATTCTGTGACTCAATGGAGCACCTGGCCATGGAAGAG GGGCAGTCCACATCAAAAATCCTGTCACCTGAATCGGGGGCTGCTTCGGTGAGGCAAAAGGATCTTTGGTTTGAGAGCAACACTTCCTTGAATGGAGGAGAGGATCAAGCACTAATTAGAGATTCCTTCCAGAAAGAAGGGATTAGCACAAGCCAACATAACAGCTCCTTGTCaagaagaagcagag GTTCTCAGTCGCCAAGGGCAACCTGCAGCTCTCAGCGGTGTGCCAGCGTGGATGCTGCCTGCTGTTCTGTGTCACAGAGCAGGCATCCTGTCAATGCCGCCAGAGGAAATGTCAATGAGCAAATAGCTACAGCTCTGCTGAGGTTGCAACATGACATGGCCACTGTGTTGCACAGGCTGCACGCTCTGGAGGCGCTTACATTGTCACAG TCAAGATCATCTTCGCCAAGGCAGGAGGACACCCTACCTGTAGCACAAAAG TTCCTGAGACCGTCCTGGTGGCCTTTTGACTTGTGTCCACTCACAGTGGCGTTGACTGCACTCTGGCCTCTGATTGCCCATTGGCTTGTTCAGGTTTACCTAGAACGGAAGAGAAG GAAAATCCCCTGA
- the LOC121615361 gene encoding acyl-CoA-binding domain-containing protein 5-like isoform X1, producing MSSLLGLGMAQEEDEHSLEAKFAAAVKVIRSLPEEGPFQPSDDMMLMFYSYYKQATLGPCNIPRPTGFWDTRGKAKWDAWSSLGNMTKEEAMKNYIEDIQLILETIPISDEVADLVQQLGNFYTEVDREGEEAEENEVDRRPFTRPFAQHTGWSPDSRLLTVEDKRWRSDTRGSSSSIEASMSFTNGTHSSLNSELEEEELACSIEPSVQCNSYMHFNGHLNDRSDAVPEKNHRSTDSDNEEFCDSMEHLAMEEGQSTSKILSPESGAASVRQKDLWFESNTSLNGGEDQALIRDSFQKEGISTSQHNSSLSRRSRGSQSPRATCSSQRCASVDAACCSVSQSRHPVNAARGNVNEQIATALLRLQHDMATVLHRLHALEALTLSQSRSSSPRQEDTLPVAQKFLRPSWWPFDLCPLTVALTALWPLIAHWLVQVYLERKRRKIP from the exons ATGTCATCCTTGTTGGGGCTCGGCATGGCGCAGGAGGAGGACGAACACAGCCTGGAGGCGaaatttgctgctgcagttaaaGTGATCCGGAGTTTGCCTGAAGAAG GTCCTTTCCAGCCATCTGATGACATGATGCTGATGTTCTACAGTTACTACAAGCAGGCCACCCTGGGGCCCTGCAACATCCCCAGACCAACTGGCTTCTGGGACACTCGTGGCAAAGCTAAGTG GGATGCATGGAGCTCTTTGGGAAATATGACAAAGGAGGAAGCCATGAAGAATTACATTGAGGACATCCAGCTG aTTTTGGAGACCATACCAATCTCAGATGAAGTGGCTGACCTGGTGCAGCAGCTAGGCAACTTCTACACAGAGgtagacagagaaggagaagaagctgaagaaaatGAGGTGGACAGGAGACCCTTCACCAGGCCCTTTGCACAACATACAG GTTGGAGTCCTGACTCGAGGCTGCTGACAGTGGAGGACAAGAGGTGGAGGTCTGACACCAGGgggtccagcagcagcatcgaGGCCAGCATGTCCTTCACCAACGGGACACACAGCTCCCTCAACAgcgagctggaggaggaggaactggCCTGTTCCATAGAGCCGAGTGTGCAGTGTAACTCCTATATGCACTTTAACGGACACCTAAATG ATCGTAGTGATGCTGTTCCTGAAAAGAACCATCGATCCACAGACTCAGATAATGAGGAATTCTGTGACTCAATGGAGCACCTGGCCATGGAAGAG GGGCAGTCCACATCAAAAATCCTGTCACCTGAATCGGGGGCTGCTTCGGTGAGGCAAAAGGATCTTTGGTTTGAGAGCAACACTTCCTTGAATGGAGGAGAGGATCAAGCACTAATTAGAGATTCCTTCCAGAAAGAAGGGATTAGCACAAGCCAACATAACAGCTCCTTGTCaagaagaagcagag GTTCTCAGTCGCCAAGGGCAACCTGCAGCTCTCAGCGGTGTGCCAGCGTGGATGCTGCCTGCTGTTCTGTGTCACAGAGCAGGCATCCTGTCAATGCCGCCAGAGGAAATGTCAATGAGCAAATAGCTACAGCTCTGCTGAGGTTGCAACATGACATGGCCACTGTGTTGCACAGGCTGCACGCTCTGGAGGCGCTTACATTGTCACAG TCAAGATCATCTTCGCCAAGGCAGGAGGACACCCTACCTGTAGCACAAAAG TTCCTGAGACCGTCCTGGTGGCCTTTTGACTTGTGTCCACTCACAGTGGCGTTGACTGCACTCTGGCCTCTGATTGCCCATTGGCTTGTTCAGGTTTACCTAGAACGGAAGAGAAG GAAAATCCCCTGA